In one Chitinispirillum alkaliphilum genomic region, the following are encoded:
- a CDS encoding 16S ribosomal RNA methyltransferase RsmE, which translates to MKKDHFLFFTQNIYSGTLVLNKSEKHHAVSVLRVSDGDPIRVTDGKGIIYECCVNSVEKDQLTCTILEKETISRTKPEITVAVGLPDRSEFEEILQTLTALGVRKILPLITENSRKPWWDKWQKYKNRFEEKMVVSMKQCLYPYMPNLENPVTSTGIANYNSQLILIADQLGEPLRNLEINGTDKVLCLIGPPGGFTHNEQDFFSVQGAVKVKLASNRLRTELAAITFCSQIAAFCDM; encoded by the coding sequence ATGAAAAAAGATCACTTTCTTTTTTTTACTCAAAATATTTACAGCGGCACTCTTGTTTTGAATAAATCCGAAAAACACCATGCCGTTTCGGTACTAAGGGTAAGTGATGGTGATCCCATAAGAGTTACAGATGGTAAAGGGATAATTTACGAGTGTTGTGTTAATTCGGTTGAAAAAGATCAACTGACCTGCACCATTCTGGAAAAAGAAACTATCTCCCGAACGAAACCAGAAATTACAGTTGCTGTGGGACTGCCCGACAGATCTGAGTTTGAAGAGATTCTCCAAACCCTGACAGCACTTGGTGTCAGAAAAATACTCCCTCTGATAACTGAAAATAGCAGAAAACCATGGTGGGATAAGTGGCAAAAGTACAAAAACCGGTTTGAAGAAAAAATGGTAGTTTCAATGAAACAGTGTCTCTACCCTTACATGCCAAATCTTGAAAATCCGGTAACCTCTACCGGTATTGCAAACTATAATTCTCAGCTGATTCTCATTGCAGACCAGCTAGGAGAGCCCCTTAGAAATCTTGAAATAAACGGCACCGATAAAGTACTGTGCTTAATAGGTCCTCCAGGAGGCTTTACTCATAATGAGCAGGACTTTTTCTCTGTTCAGGGTGCTGTAAAGGTTAAACTCGCTTCTAACCGATTGCGTACAGAGTTGGCTGCCATAACTTTTTGCTCTCAGATTGCAGCATTCTGTGACATGTAA
- a CDS encoding Iron-sulfur cluster-binding protein, whose protein sequence is MEKSKVALVGCNSYEFSDVRAAVERGINFLGGVERFVSPNEKILLKPNILWGTDPEQCVVSHPVVFKAVVQLVKESGAVVSYGDSPGGIQSPLKALKKTGHHQVALEEEVELADFEHGREISYPEGVSSKRLTIANGVLESDGVISLPKLKTHGLTRMTGAVKNQYGCLPGAVKGDYHARFPDILEFSRLIVDVCGLVRPRLYVMDAVFAMEGNGPQSGDPRKMGLLLVSADPVALDAVAARLIDLKPEYISTSLPGKISGLGTYLEDEIELLGDEIDQFIVKDFKVVRKPVEPMPQSRYLKVVKNMILSKPVIIKDACTRCGRCIQVCPVDPKAVNWGKRGRKAPPVYHYKECIRCFCCHEMCPSRAIHIRKPILGKLFPFLSFLGLFASSRFMKKNNLVKNEKRSSSR, encoded by the coding sequence ATGGAAAAATCTAAAGTCGCTCTGGTGGGGTGTAACAGTTACGAGTTTTCAGATGTAAGGGCCGCTGTTGAACGGGGGATCAATTTTCTGGGTGGTGTTGAACGGTTTGTTTCACCCAACGAAAAAATTCTTCTGAAACCTAACATTCTGTGGGGAACTGACCCTGAGCAGTGTGTTGTGTCTCACCCCGTTGTGTTCAAAGCTGTAGTTCAACTTGTTAAGGAATCCGGAGCTGTTGTGTCTTACGGTGATTCACCGGGAGGGATTCAGTCTCCTTTAAAAGCATTAAAGAAAACCGGCCACCACCAGGTCGCACTGGAGGAGGAAGTCGAACTTGCTGACTTTGAGCATGGCAGAGAAATTTCTTATCCTGAGGGGGTCTCCAGCAAACGACTGACGATTGCAAATGGGGTGCTTGAGTCTGATGGTGTTATAAGTTTGCCCAAACTGAAGACCCATGGTCTTACACGTATGACGGGAGCTGTTAAAAACCAGTATGGGTGTCTGCCTGGTGCTGTAAAAGGAGATTATCATGCAAGATTCCCTGATATACTAGAGTTTTCCAGATTGATTGTTGATGTCTGTGGTTTAGTCCGTCCGAGATTGTATGTAATGGATGCAGTTTTTGCCATGGAAGGAAACGGGCCACAAAGTGGGGACCCAAGAAAGATGGGGTTACTTCTTGTCTCTGCAGATCCGGTCGCACTTGATGCTGTGGCTGCAAGACTCATCGATTTGAAACCAGAATACATATCAACTTCTCTTCCCGGAAAAATTTCAGGTTTGGGTACCTATCTTGAGGATGAGATTGAGCTCCTTGGAGATGAAATTGACCAATTCATTGTCAAGGATTTCAAGGTTGTGAGGAAGCCTGTTGAACCTATGCCTCAATCCAGATATCTTAAAGTAGTCAAGAATATGATACTCTCAAAACCTGTTATCATCAAAGATGCATGTACCAGGTGTGGCAGGTGTATTCAGGTGTGTCCGGTTGATCCTAAAGCTGTTAATTGGGGGAAAAGGGGCAGAAAAGCACCTCCGGTCTATCATTACAAGGAATGTATACGTTGCTTCTGCTGTCATGAAATGTGTCCCTCAAGGGCTATCCATATCAGGAAACCAATTCTTGGCAAATTATTTCCATTCCTCTCTTTCCTGGGACTCTTTGCTTCATCCCGCTTTATGAAAAAAAATAATTTGGTGAAAAATGAGAAACGCTCTTCTTCGCGGTAA
- a CDS encoding Lipoate-protein ligase A, which yields MRNALLRGNLKKNDALFMYGALCAKPYIHVYEQESVEVVHGPSCKPEDEIYLNRCSKDGVPVVERRGGGGTVVLSPGMLVTVIVGNRNTDQSPLEVFTYLHKAYISVLEQNGIENVSSRGISDLALDNKKILGSSLYMGRNPDYYYYQSCLMVESDISLLPLYLKHPPREPDYRIKRSHEEFCTTLKARGYNENLRNLKKAIREGLKKHLGEC from the coding sequence ATGAGAAACGCTCTTCTTCGCGGTAACCTGAAAAAAAATGATGCCCTGTTTATGTACGGGGCGTTGTGCGCAAAACCTTACATTCATGTCTACGAACAAGAATCTGTGGAGGTAGTGCATGGTCCATCCTGCAAACCTGAAGATGAAATTTATCTTAACAGGTGTAGTAAAGATGGTGTCCCGGTTGTAGAGCGCAGAGGGGGAGGGGGTACAGTGGTCCTTTCTCCCGGAATGCTGGTTACCGTTATTGTTGGAAACAGAAATACCGATCAGTCACCTCTTGAGGTATTTACTTACCTGCATAAGGCTTATATTTCAGTTTTAGAACAAAATGGTATTGAGAATGTAAGCTCAAGGGGAATAAGTGACCTTGCCCTGGATAATAAAAAAATTCTTGGCAGTTCTCTTTACATGGGGCGAAACCCCGATTATTACTATTATCAGTCATGCCTTATGGTTGAATCAGATATTTCGCTTCTGCCACTATATCTTAAACACCCCCCTAGAGAGCCGGATTACAGGATCAAGAGATCACATGAGGAGTTCTGTACAACTCTTAAAGCCCGGGGGTATAATGAAAATCTCAGGAATTTAAAGAAGGCAATCAGAGAAGGTCTCAAAAAACATCTTGGTGAATGCTAA